A stretch of DNA from Saccharomycodes ludwigii strain NBRC 1722 chromosome I, whole genome shotgun sequence:
ATCAACCAAATACAACCCAACTCAAAACTCAAATATCCTAATAAttacaacaaataaaataaaatctaaaacaaaatatctaCTACAATCACTCACTTACTCACTTATTCGAATAAATCCTgactaaatttaaaaaaaaaaaaattaaaaaaatgtgatctttccttcttctttcaaACACTCTCCATAATGTAATCCACCTATCAACCctgtcttttttattttaaattgttgTAAACACTAATAATCTTCTTGGTTCATGTTAATTTACTTGTTATTCTGTGTATTTTACTTGTTTCTTATTACATATACACTTTGTATAATGAATGTAATCAATGTAATCAAGTTGTGTAATGTGCTAATTGAAAtacaactttttctttatttgcCACCCGCTTCTTTTACATCgtgaaaatatttggtgCCCAATCCAATCTCGTATAAATAActcgcttttttttttatttggtaGTTGTACGCCTTCTCAATGCGTCGCTTTCTGTGAGatcaattaatattttttttcgcgTTTATTACTGTGTcgtatattttcttcttgatTGTATTTGTTTGCTTGTTATATGTTCATTATGCAGCAGTAGCAATCTAATCCCATCGCGTGTATCTcccaataaataatttcaaaaagtaaatattaatttttaatgaaacaaaatttcttttttagtaTAATCCACGTGATCCTATTTTCCCAATCTATAAATTACTAAAcgagaaataaaaacaaaaatattattttttttttaacaaatccGATCAGCGCGGTAAACACAACTAACTAAGAAGAAGGAACACTGCTACAGCTCTAACACACAAATAACCcccattaataatttaataaatcctACTcgcccaaaaaaaaaaagttaccttcttgaataaaaattaaattaaataaaaataatcatacaCTGTGTCCAACAATAACTCACTCacataaattttaattaaataatttatttttatttttttaccaaataGATTGTATTTAGTGCATATATGTGTAACAACTATcgtaatataattttatttatccaattTACAATCCAGCCTCCTTGTACAACTAAAATATCAGTTACACTAATATGAAGCGctcgcttttttttttttttttttttttttgacatcAAATATATCACGTGGTTAAAAAAGACGATTCGCTTTCATTTctagtttatatttttctttttttaaatcttcgCCCGAGACAAAACACGCCTCGATTTCTTATCATGTGCGACTCGACGCGTTACATTCTGATATATTCGTCATCTcgtttatttctattttccttttttttatcctaAATTCTATACGcgcaaaaaaataaaataaaaaaaatatatatcacAATTAAGTACAAATCTTATCTTTAGGAATAAACCATTTacataattgttttttattttttttatttttttatttttttttattttttttatttttttattttttttatttttttatttttttattttttttattttttttattttttttattttttttttttattttttttattatttttttacttaatTATTATCTATAAAATAGCAAATAAACACTATAAGACACAGAGTTATTCCCAATAATGCCTAAACCATCAATTGGGATGTAAGTAACACTAGTAcatgttttttcttgtaattaatttaaagcatgttttataataatgactCCTACTGATAAAAAGTCCTACGTTTTCCAATgcaaaattaacaaaaaaccTGCCCAAGCTATAGCCGGTAAAGGCACTCGTATCACCATTGAAAAGGATGGTAAAATATATAgtgatattattgatgCCGTTACTGGTGCTGCTGTTGGTGCTTTGGGATGGGGTGATGAAGACATCGTCGATATTATCACTGAAGCAGCCAAGACCTCTACCTATTCTTTCCCATCTTTGATTGGTAACAAACAATCCGAAGAACTGGCTAAATTTTACATCGACAATTCCCCAAACGATGCATTTGTTTCTGCTTTATGGTGTTGCTCTGGTTCGGAAGCTAATGAAAGTTGTATGAAAATCATGTACCAGTACTGGTTAGAACGTGgcaagacaaaaaaaacaaaatttatttctagAAAGAGTTCTTATCATGGATTTACTATTGGTTCTCTATCTATTGCTGACAATGCTCGTGTGGTTGCCTTTAAGAATATCTTATTGCCAGAAACTCAGTGTCTAAAGATGCCGGTTTGCTACCCATACAGATTCCAAAAGAAGGGCCAAACCGAAGCTGAATATGTCCAAGAATTACTAGGTAACTTGGAATAGTTGATTGTTGATAATGATCCCGAAACTATTATTTCTGTTACTGTTGAGACCTTGCCAGGCTCATCCATAGGCACTGTTCCGCCACCAAACGGATACCTACCAGGTATTCGTGCCTTGTGCAACAAATACGATATATTGATGCACTTGGATGAAGTCATGTGTGGCACTGGTAGATCGAATCCAAACGGTGGATTGAATTGCTGGGAAAACTTCATGCCATTGAACCAAGGTCCAGATTTGCAATCAGTTGGTAAGGCTTTGGGATCTGGCTATGTCACTATTGCTGGTGTTTTGATCAGTCCAAAGGTTAAAGATGCATATGTTAATGGCAGTAACAGCGTCGTTGGTTCACACACCTATGCCTCCCATGCATTTAACTGTAGTGTTGCGTTAGgtatccaaaaaaaaatcattgaaAAAGGTTTGACTAAGAACATCTTCAAAATGGGCAACTTGATGGGTGAAACTTTGAAGAAGAAGTTACTAGCTAACGATAACATTGTTGGTGATGTCAGAGGTATTGGTGGGTTTTGGTCGTTGGAATTTGTTAGGGACAGAAAGGGAAAGATTAGCTTTGCTCCCAAATTAGATGTTGGCCACAGATTTCAAGCTGTGTGTTTTGAAAATGGCATAAATGTCATGGGTATGACTGGCACCTATGATTATACTACAGGGGAAGGTGATGTTGCACTGTTGGCGCCATCATTTATCATTACTGAGAACGATGTCGAGGAAATTGTTGAGAGAGTTGTTAAATCAGTCGATGAGTTGACTGCTGTTTTGAAAAGGGAAGGTGAATTTTAAGAAATAAGATCTGaatgtttgtttgttttgtttttttttgttattttttttttttggcattattatttttagctTGTTCTAGGCTGATAGTTATTGGCATCTTGgcttattttttgttggaaCTAAATCTGTTGGAACCATATTCCAATGGAAAGTAAATTAAGCAATGAATTTTGAAACATGTTTCATATTTTAGGAGGCGCAGTCAAATTTTGGTGGCGCGATTCAGGATTTAAGgtgacaataaaaatagagcGAACAAcgaattggaaaatataatttatgatatataaaggacacaaaaaatgaagattgaaaatagaacaaataaaacatatcttatatattttgtataattataaGTAATAGAAGAGAACACtcagtaataatactataatCAAGTATATACATTTACTACAACATAACAGTTTCACAATTAATCTACAAAGAATGACCCATCCCTACGattccaacaataataatacttcaGATCAGGTTTCGTCTGAACATATCCACTTGAATTCATATAACGATGATTCAGGAACTGCTATTGCttgatcaaaaataaaaatgaacattaagaatatgataaaataaaacacttcgtatataattataagtaatataaaaagacactcagtaataatattataatcaagCATATAACTTTACTAAACACACAGTTTCATATTTTGCTTTACAAAGAATGCCAAATCACTataattccaataataataataacgctTCAGATCCGATTTCATCTGAACAAGATTCTTATTTCAGTTCGTGAAACCATACAATGCATTACTTGCGTGTAAAATACATGAGCCCATACATTCAAAACGCGTCATATTtgtcacttttttttttctgatgGTGTGAGACGAATGCACGCGTCTGGTCGTTTTTGACGCAAGCATTCCGtcatttttcaaagaatTTGACCATATTcagccaaaaaaaaatacctgTTAAACTATCGCACACTCACTACAAGGGCTCCATTCATTAACACATTTAACATGCacttgattaaaaaaaaaaaaaaaaaaaaaaaaatgtattcATAACAATGTATCTATCCCACACATAACACCTGTGCAATTGCTAGTCCAaactgttattttttttaatgcaaattataaaaacgTTTCATCCGAACAGTTTTGAGTCTTATTGGTTTTGAATGCTACTGCAATAGGAAAATGCTTGAATTTTTGTACTCTGAACTTACTTATAACTACATATTTTTGGTGttgaattaaattaaatttgaacaacaaattgtattaataaaattaaaaaaaatgaaaggttgactttttataaattttaaatcgTAATATGTTTATGTAAATATGGTTGTTATTAGTTTTGTGCTGGTTTGATTTTTACAAGCACAATGTTAAAATCTTATaactgaaaataaataaacaaatttacTCATTTTATAcgatttgttattaaaaaagtgaaGCCCTAAAACGTAAAAGtcataaaaaaacagaGTCAAACAATTAGAGGCTAAGGTGTaggatcaaaaaaatagtgtCCAGATGTCAGGGTCAAACATTTAAAGccctaaaaaaataaaatccaaaaaataaaatccaaaacatataatccaaaaaatataatccaaaacatataatccaaaacatataatccaaaaaataaagccctaaaaaaaacatcagAAAAAGTGATAATCATGCAGTCCGAAAATAACATATATCCCGATATGCCATCACTGCCATTCGAAG
This window harbors:
- a CDS encoding uncharacterized protein (similar to Saccharomyces cerevisiae YOL140W | ARG8 | ARGinine requiring), whose protein sequence is MHLDEVMCGTGRSNPNGGLNCWENFMPLNQGPDLQSVGKALGSGYVTIAGVLISPKVKDAYVNGSNSVVGSHTYASHAFNCSVALGIQKKIIEKGLTKNIFKMGNLMGETLKKKLLANDNIVGDVRGIGGFWSLEFVRDRKGKISFAPKLDVGHRFQAVCFENGINVMGMTGTYDYTTGEGDVALLAPSFIITENDVEEIVERVVKSVDELTAVLKREGEF